In Bactrocera oleae isolate idBacOlea1 chromosome 5, idBacOlea1, whole genome shotgun sequence, a genomic segment contains:
- the slgA gene encoding proline dehydrogenase 1, mitochondrial isoform X3: MAFLRSICAQRATSNLVYSRNKSNRSATSVWRSSGEATATASISTSSSLGSTNQQEVCHVSDRKSDDLKYSAVLQSQISQRQPQQHQLLSSILFSPAYNSRHTLFTKGPLDRSVVAARQEAEPEVKRTRSHKPPQQQPNVPANPQRDPLDVSFNDPIASFKSKTTWELIRAYLVYTVCSIEPVVENNLKLMKIANTLLGDKLFTMLMKATFYGHFVAGEDQVKIIPTLERLRSFGVKPILDYSVEEDLSQEEAEKREVESSVSSAGDVKDDGTIAQYHVEKSFADRRYKVSSARTYFYLNEATCERNMEIFIKCLEAVSGATFGTGITAIKLTALGRPQLLLQVSEVIMRTRKYMEDLVGGQGNVLTHHKTIKDLEKYYSSFGDNKNVQDFLKNVTSDKEGILHLFPWSGIVDEDSQLSDTFRVPDPQTGQMRRLISQIPPKEEEMFRNMIRRVNTIVKAAADLDVRIMIDAEQTYFQPAITRITLEMMRKYNKEKAIVFNTYQCYLRETFGEVCTDLEQAKRQNFYFGAKLVRGAYMEQERERAASMNYPDPICANYEATTDMYHKTLTECLRRIKLLKDSGEDAKKIGIMVASHNEDTVRFAIERMKEIGISPEDKVICFGQLLGMCDYITFPLGQAGYSAYKYIPYGPVNEVLPYLSRRAQENKGVLKKIQKEKRLLLSEIRRRLLTGKIFYKPKGNYVPI, from the exons atggCGTTTTTGCGTTCCATTTGTGCTCAACGTGCCACATCAAATTTGGTTTATAGTCGCAATAAAAGTAATAGGAGCGCCACATCTGTGTGGAGATCGAGTGGCGAGGCAACTGCCACAGCATCAATATCGACCTCGTCATCTTTAGGATCAACGAACCAGCAGGAGGTATGTCATGTAAGTGATCGTAAATCAGACGATCTCAAATACTCAGCGGTATTAcagagtcagataagtcaacgACAACCGCAGCAACATCAACTTCTCAGCAGCATCCTTTTCTCACCTGCCTACAACTCGCGACATACACTATTCACGAAAGGTCCGCTTGATCGATCTGTAGTTGCTGCTCGGCAAGAGGCTGAACCTGAGGTAAAACGAACCCGATCTCATAAGCCCCCACAGCAACAACCAAATGTTCCTGCTAATCCCCAACGTGATCCATTGGATGTCAGTTTCAATGATCCAATCGCGTCATTCAAGAGCAAAACAACATGGGAGTTGATACGCGCTTATTtggtatacaccgtttgttccATTGAACCTGTAGTAGAGAACAATCTCAAG CTAATGAAGATCGCCAATACTTTGCTCGGCGACAAATTGTTTACAATGCTGATGAAGGCTACGTTCTACGGTCATTTTGTAGCTGGCGAAGATCAAGTCAAAATCATCCCAACACTAGAAAG GCTGCGCTCGTTTGGCGTGAAACCGATTCTTGATTATTCTGTGGAGGAAGATCTCTCTCAGGAAGAGGCTGAGAAACGCGAAGTTGA ATCTTCAGTTTCTAGCGCTGGCGATGTCAAAGATGATGGTACGATAGCGCAATATCATGTAGAGAAGTCCTTCGCCGACCGACGTTACAAAGTAAGCAGCGCCCGAACTTACTTCTACTTGAATGAAGCTACTTGCGAGCGTAACAtggaaattttcataaaatgctTAGAGGCCGTCTCAG GCGCCACTTTTGGTACGGGTATTACGGCAATTAAGCTTACGGCGCTTGGACGGCCACAGCTTTTG CTGCAAGTTTCGGAAGTGATAATGCGCACTCGTAAATACATGGAGGACCTAGTCGGTGGTCAGGGTAATGTGCTGACTCATCACAAAACTATCAAAGATCTGGAAAAATATTATTCCAGTTTCGGTGACAATAAAAATGTGCAAGATTTCTTGAAGAATGTTACTTCGGACAAGGAGGG TATTCTCCACTTATTCCCCTGGTCTGGCATTGTAGATGAGGACTCGCAGCTGAGTGACACTTTCCGTGTGCCAGACCCACAGACTGGACAAATGCGTCGACTGATCTCACAGATTCCGCCCAAGGAAGAGGAAATGTTCAGGAATATGATTCGCCGTGTCAATACAATTGTTaag GCCGCTGCCGATCTAGACGTGCGCATAATGATTGACGCTGAACAAACCTATTTCCAACCTGCCATTACGCGCATCACTCTGGAAATGATGCGAAAGTATAACAAGGAGAAGGCCATCGTATTCAACACCTATCAGTGTTACTTGCGAGAAACCTTCGGAGAG GTGTGCACTGATCTGGAACAAGCAAAACGTCAGAACTTTTATTTTGGGGCCAAATTAGTGCGTGGCGCATATATGGAACAAGAGCGAGAGCGGGCGGCTAGCATGAACTATCCAGATCCAATCTGCGCCAATTATGAGGCTACCACTGACATGTACCACAAAACATTGACTGAATGCTTGCGAAGGATAAAG ttattGAAGGACTCCGGTGAGGATGCAAAGAAGATTGGAATTATGGTGGCATCACACAACGAGGACACTGTCCGCTTTGCTATCGAAAGAATGAAGGAAATTGGAATCTCACCCGAAGATAAAGTTATCTGCTTTGGTCAATTATTGGGAATGTGCGATTATATCACCTTCCCACTag GTCAAGCCGGCTACTCAGCGTACAAGTACATCCCCTATGGACCAGTCAATGAAGTTTTGCCATATTTGTCTCGGCGAGCACAGGAGAATAAAGGTGTCTTgaagaaaattcaaaaggaGAAACGCCTGCTACTTTCCGAAATCCGACGTCGACTTTTGACTGGCAAAATATTCTACAAGCCTAAGGGCAACTATGTGCCCATATAA
- the slgA gene encoding proline dehydrogenase 1, mitochondrial isoform X4 translates to MAFLRSICAQRATSNLVYSRNKSNRSATSVWRSSGEATATASISTSSSLGSTNQQEVCHVSDRKSDDLKYSAVLQSQISQRQPQQHQLLSSILFSPAYNSRHTLFTKGPLDRSVVAARQEAEPEVKRTRSHKPPQQQPNVPANPQRDPLDVSFNDPIASFKSKTTWELIRAYLVYTVCSIEPVVENNLKIMKITRALIGDRLFELLMKLSFYGHFVAGENRRTIVPTLERLRSFGVKPILDYSVEEDLSQEEAEKREVESSVSSAGDVKDDGTIAQYHVEKSFADRRYKVSSARTYFYLNEATCERNMEIFIKCLEAVSGATFGTGITAIKLTALGRPQLLLQVSEVIMRTRKYMEDLVGGQGNVLTHHKTIKDLEKYYSSFGDNKNVQDFLKNVTSDKEGILHLFPWSGIVDEDSQLSDTFRVPDPQTGQMRRLISQIPPKEEEMFRNMIRRVNTIVKAAADLDVRIMIDAEQTYFQPAITRITLEMMRKYNKEKAIVFNTYQCYLRETFGEVCTDLEQAKRQNFYFGAKLVRGAYMEQERERAASMNYPDPICANYEATTDMYHKTLTECLRRIKLLKDSGEDAKKIGIMVASHNEDTVRFAIERMKEIGISPEDKVICFGQLLGMCDYITFPLGQAGYSAYKYIPYGPVNEVLPYLSRRAQENKGVLKKIQKEKRLLLSEIRRRLLTGKIFYKPKGNYVPI, encoded by the exons atggCGTTTTTGCGTTCCATTTGTGCTCAACGTGCCACATCAAATTTGGTTTATAGTCGCAATAAAAGTAATAGGAGCGCCACATCTGTGTGGAGATCGAGTGGCGAGGCAACTGCCACAGCATCAATATCGACCTCGTCATCTTTAGGATCAACGAACCAGCAGGAGGTATGTCATGTAAGTGATCGTAAATCAGACGATCTCAAATACTCAGCGGTATTAcagagtcagataagtcaacgACAACCGCAGCAACATCAACTTCTCAGCAGCATCCTTTTCTCACCTGCCTACAACTCGCGACATACACTATTCACGAAAGGTCCGCTTGATCGATCTGTAGTTGCTGCTCGGCAAGAGGCTGAACCTGAGGTAAAACGAACCCGATCTCATAAGCCCCCACAGCAACAACCAAATGTTCCTGCTAATCCCCAACGTGATCCATTGGATGTCAGTTTCAATGATCCAATCGCGTCATTCAAGAGCAAAACAACATGGGAGTTGATACGCGCTTATTtggtatacaccgtttgttccATTGAACCTGTAGTAGAGAACAATCTCAAG ATAATGAAAATTACACGCGCTTTAATAGGTGACCGGCTGTTTGAGTTACTGATGAAGTTATCTTTTTATGGACACTTTGTTGCGGGCGAAAATAGACGTACTATCGTGCCTACTCTTGAAAG GCTGCGCTCGTTTGGCGTGAAACCGATTCTTGATTATTCTGTGGAGGAAGATCTCTCTCAGGAAGAGGCTGAGAAACGCGAAGTTGA ATCTTCAGTTTCTAGCGCTGGCGATGTCAAAGATGATGGTACGATAGCGCAATATCATGTAGAGAAGTCCTTCGCCGACCGACGTTACAAAGTAAGCAGCGCCCGAACTTACTTCTACTTGAATGAAGCTACTTGCGAGCGTAACAtggaaattttcataaaatgctTAGAGGCCGTCTCAG GCGCCACTTTTGGTACGGGTATTACGGCAATTAAGCTTACGGCGCTTGGACGGCCACAGCTTTTG CTGCAAGTTTCGGAAGTGATAATGCGCACTCGTAAATACATGGAGGACCTAGTCGGTGGTCAGGGTAATGTGCTGACTCATCACAAAACTATCAAAGATCTGGAAAAATATTATTCCAGTTTCGGTGACAATAAAAATGTGCAAGATTTCTTGAAGAATGTTACTTCGGACAAGGAGGG TATTCTCCACTTATTCCCCTGGTCTGGCATTGTAGATGAGGACTCGCAGCTGAGTGACACTTTCCGTGTGCCAGACCCACAGACTGGACAAATGCGTCGACTGATCTCACAGATTCCGCCCAAGGAAGAGGAAATGTTCAGGAATATGATTCGCCGTGTCAATACAATTGTTaag GCCGCTGCCGATCTAGACGTGCGCATAATGATTGACGCTGAACAAACCTATTTCCAACCTGCCATTACGCGCATCACTCTGGAAATGATGCGAAAGTATAACAAGGAGAAGGCCATCGTATTCAACACCTATCAGTGTTACTTGCGAGAAACCTTCGGAGAG GTGTGCACTGATCTGGAACAAGCAAAACGTCAGAACTTTTATTTTGGGGCCAAATTAGTGCGTGGCGCATATATGGAACAAGAGCGAGAGCGGGCGGCTAGCATGAACTATCCAGATCCAATCTGCGCCAATTATGAGGCTACCACTGACATGTACCACAAAACATTGACTGAATGCTTGCGAAGGATAAAG ttattGAAGGACTCCGGTGAGGATGCAAAGAAGATTGGAATTATGGTGGCATCACACAACGAGGACACTGTCCGCTTTGCTATCGAAAGAATGAAGGAAATTGGAATCTCACCCGAAGATAAAGTTATCTGCTTTGGTCAATTATTGGGAATGTGCGATTATATCACCTTCCCACTag GTCAAGCCGGCTACTCAGCGTACAAGTACATCCCCTATGGACCAGTCAATGAAGTTTTGCCATATTTGTCTCGGCGAGCACAGGAGAATAAAGGTGTCTTgaagaaaattcaaaaggaGAAACGCCTGCTACTTTCCGAAATCCGACGTCGACTTTTGACTGGCAAAATATTCTACAAGCCTAAGGGCAACTATGTGCCCATATAA
- the slgA gene encoding proline dehydrogenase 1, mitochondrial isoform X2, with protein MAFLRSICAQRATSNLVYSRNKSNRSATSVWRSSGEATATASISTSSSLGSTNQQEVCHVSDRKSDDLKYSAVLQSQISQRQPQQHQLLSSILFSPAYNSRHTLFTKGPLDRSVVAARQEAEPEVKRTRSHKPPQQQPNVPANPQRDPLDVSFNDPIASFKSKTTWELIRAYLVYTVCSIEPVVENNLKIMKITRALIGDRLFELLMKLSFYGHFVAGENRRTIVPTLERLRSFGVKPILDYSVEEDLSQEEAEKREVESSVSSAGDVKDDGTIAQYHVEKSFADRRYKVSSARTYFYLNEATCERNMEIFIKCLEAVSDDDHKTVPRPVAEGATFGTGITAIKLTALGRPQLLLQVSEVIMRTRKYMEDLVGGQGNVLTHHKTIKDLEKYYSSFGDNKNVQDFLKNVTSDKEGILHLFPWSGIVDEDSQLSDTFRVPDPQTGQMRRLISQIPPKEEEMFRNMIRRVNTIVKAAADLDVRIMIDAEQTYFQPAITRITLEMMRKYNKEKAIVFNTYQCYLRETFGEVCTDLEQAKRQNFYFGAKLVRGAYMEQERERAASMNYPDPICANYEATTDMYHKTLTECLRRIKLLKDSGEDAKKIGIMVASHNEDTVRFAIERMKEIGISPEDKVICFGQLLGMCDYITFPLGQAGYSAYKYIPYGPVNEVLPYLSRRAQENKGVLKKIQKEKRLLLSEIRRRLLTGKIFYKPKGNYVPI; from the exons atggCGTTTTTGCGTTCCATTTGTGCTCAACGTGCCACATCAAATTTGGTTTATAGTCGCAATAAAAGTAATAGGAGCGCCACATCTGTGTGGAGATCGAGTGGCGAGGCAACTGCCACAGCATCAATATCGACCTCGTCATCTTTAGGATCAACGAACCAGCAGGAGGTATGTCATGTAAGTGATCGTAAATCAGACGATCTCAAATACTCAGCGGTATTAcagagtcagataagtcaacgACAACCGCAGCAACATCAACTTCTCAGCAGCATCCTTTTCTCACCTGCCTACAACTCGCGACATACACTATTCACGAAAGGTCCGCTTGATCGATCTGTAGTTGCTGCTCGGCAAGAGGCTGAACCTGAGGTAAAACGAACCCGATCTCATAAGCCCCCACAGCAACAACCAAATGTTCCTGCTAATCCCCAACGTGATCCATTGGATGTCAGTTTCAATGATCCAATCGCGTCATTCAAGAGCAAAACAACATGGGAGTTGATACGCGCTTATTtggtatacaccgtttgttccATTGAACCTGTAGTAGAGAACAATCTCAAG ATAATGAAAATTACACGCGCTTTAATAGGTGACCGGCTGTTTGAGTTACTGATGAAGTTATCTTTTTATGGACACTTTGTTGCGGGCGAAAATAGACGTACTATCGTGCCTACTCTTGAAAG GCTGCGCTCGTTTGGCGTGAAACCGATTCTTGATTATTCTGTGGAGGAAGATCTCTCTCAGGAAGAGGCTGAGAAACGCGAAGTTGA ATCTTCAGTTTCTAGCGCTGGCGATGTCAAAGATGATGGTACGATAGCGCAATATCATGTAGAGAAGTCCTTCGCCGACCGACGTTACAAAGTAAGCAGCGCCCGAACTTACTTCTACTTGAATGAAGCTACTTGCGAGCGTAACAtggaaattttcataaaatgctTAGAGGCCGTCTCAG ATGATGATCACAAAACTGTACCTCGACCCGTTGCTGAGG GCGCCACTTTTGGTACGGGTATTACGGCAATTAAGCTTACGGCGCTTGGACGGCCACAGCTTTTG CTGCAAGTTTCGGAAGTGATAATGCGCACTCGTAAATACATGGAGGACCTAGTCGGTGGTCAGGGTAATGTGCTGACTCATCACAAAACTATCAAAGATCTGGAAAAATATTATTCCAGTTTCGGTGACAATAAAAATGTGCAAGATTTCTTGAAGAATGTTACTTCGGACAAGGAGGG TATTCTCCACTTATTCCCCTGGTCTGGCATTGTAGATGAGGACTCGCAGCTGAGTGACACTTTCCGTGTGCCAGACCCACAGACTGGACAAATGCGTCGACTGATCTCACAGATTCCGCCCAAGGAAGAGGAAATGTTCAGGAATATGATTCGCCGTGTCAATACAATTGTTaag GCCGCTGCCGATCTAGACGTGCGCATAATGATTGACGCTGAACAAACCTATTTCCAACCTGCCATTACGCGCATCACTCTGGAAATGATGCGAAAGTATAACAAGGAGAAGGCCATCGTATTCAACACCTATCAGTGTTACTTGCGAGAAACCTTCGGAGAG GTGTGCACTGATCTGGAACAAGCAAAACGTCAGAACTTTTATTTTGGGGCCAAATTAGTGCGTGGCGCATATATGGAACAAGAGCGAGAGCGGGCGGCTAGCATGAACTATCCAGATCCAATCTGCGCCAATTATGAGGCTACCACTGACATGTACCACAAAACATTGACTGAATGCTTGCGAAGGATAAAG ttattGAAGGACTCCGGTGAGGATGCAAAGAAGATTGGAATTATGGTGGCATCACACAACGAGGACACTGTCCGCTTTGCTATCGAAAGAATGAAGGAAATTGGAATCTCACCCGAAGATAAAGTTATCTGCTTTGGTCAATTATTGGGAATGTGCGATTATATCACCTTCCCACTag GTCAAGCCGGCTACTCAGCGTACAAGTACATCCCCTATGGACCAGTCAATGAAGTTTTGCCATATTTGTCTCGGCGAGCACAGGAGAATAAAGGTGTCTTgaagaaaattcaaaaggaGAAACGCCTGCTACTTTCCGAAATCCGACGTCGACTTTTGACTGGCAAAATATTCTACAAGCCTAAGGGCAACTATGTGCCCATATAA
- the slgA gene encoding proline dehydrogenase 1, mitochondrial isoform X5 — protein sequence MKITRALIGDRLFELLMKLSFYGHFVAGENRRTIVPTLERLRSFGVKPILDYSVEEDLSQEEAEKREVESSVSSAGDVKDDGTIAQYHVEKSFADRRYKVSSARTYFYLNEATCERNMEIFIKCLEAVSDDDHKTVPRPVAEGATFGTGITAIKLTALGRPQLLLQVSEVIMRTRKYMEDLVGGQGNVLTHHKTIKDLEKYYSSFGDNKNVQDFLKNVTSDKEGILHLFPWSGIVDEDSQLSDTFRVPDPQTGQMRRLISQIPPKEEEMFRNMIRRVNTIVKAAADLDVRIMIDAEQTYFQPAITRITLEMMRKYNKEKAIVFNTYQCYLRETFGEVCTDLEQAKRQNFYFGAKLVRGAYMEQERERAASMNYPDPICANYEATTDMYHKTLTECLRRIKLLKDSGEDAKKIGIMVASHNEDTVRFAIERMKEIGISPEDKVICFGQLLGMCDYITFPLGQAGYSAYKYIPYGPVNEVLPYLSRRAQENKGVLKKIQKEKRLLLSEIRRRLLTGKIFYKPKGNYVPI from the exons ATGAAAATTACACGCGCTTTAATAGGTGACCGGCTGTTTGAGTTACTGATGAAGTTATCTTTTTATGGACACTTTGTTGCGGGCGAAAATAGACGTACTATCGTGCCTACTCTTGAAAG GCTGCGCTCGTTTGGCGTGAAACCGATTCTTGATTATTCTGTGGAGGAAGATCTCTCTCAGGAAGAGGCTGAGAAACGCGAAGTTGA ATCTTCAGTTTCTAGCGCTGGCGATGTCAAAGATGATGGTACGATAGCGCAATATCATGTAGAGAAGTCCTTCGCCGACCGACGTTACAAAGTAAGCAGCGCCCGAACTTACTTCTACTTGAATGAAGCTACTTGCGAGCGTAACAtggaaattttcataaaatgctTAGAGGCCGTCTCAG ATGATGATCACAAAACTGTACCTCGACCCGTTGCTGAGG GCGCCACTTTTGGTACGGGTATTACGGCAATTAAGCTTACGGCGCTTGGACGGCCACAGCTTTTG CTGCAAGTTTCGGAAGTGATAATGCGCACTCGTAAATACATGGAGGACCTAGTCGGTGGTCAGGGTAATGTGCTGACTCATCACAAAACTATCAAAGATCTGGAAAAATATTATTCCAGTTTCGGTGACAATAAAAATGTGCAAGATTTCTTGAAGAATGTTACTTCGGACAAGGAGGG TATTCTCCACTTATTCCCCTGGTCTGGCATTGTAGATGAGGACTCGCAGCTGAGTGACACTTTCCGTGTGCCAGACCCACAGACTGGACAAATGCGTCGACTGATCTCACAGATTCCGCCCAAGGAAGAGGAAATGTTCAGGAATATGATTCGCCGTGTCAATACAATTGTTaag GCCGCTGCCGATCTAGACGTGCGCATAATGATTGACGCTGAACAAACCTATTTCCAACCTGCCATTACGCGCATCACTCTGGAAATGATGCGAAAGTATAACAAGGAGAAGGCCATCGTATTCAACACCTATCAGTGTTACTTGCGAGAAACCTTCGGAGAG GTGTGCACTGATCTGGAACAAGCAAAACGTCAGAACTTTTATTTTGGGGCCAAATTAGTGCGTGGCGCATATATGGAACAAGAGCGAGAGCGGGCGGCTAGCATGAACTATCCAGATCCAATCTGCGCCAATTATGAGGCTACCACTGACATGTACCACAAAACATTGACTGAATGCTTGCGAAGGATAAAG ttattGAAGGACTCCGGTGAGGATGCAAAGAAGATTGGAATTATGGTGGCATCACACAACGAGGACACTGTCCGCTTTGCTATCGAAAGAATGAAGGAAATTGGAATCTCACCCGAAGATAAAGTTATCTGCTTTGGTCAATTATTGGGAATGTGCGATTATATCACCTTCCCACTag GTCAAGCCGGCTACTCAGCGTACAAGTACATCCCCTATGGACCAGTCAATGAAGTTTTGCCATATTTGTCTCGGCGAGCACAGGAGAATAAAGGTGTCTTgaagaaaattcaaaaggaGAAACGCCTGCTACTTTCCGAAATCCGACGTCGACTTTTGACTGGCAAAATATTCTACAAGCCTAAGGGCAACTATGTGCCCATATAA
- the slgA gene encoding proline dehydrogenase 1, mitochondrial isoform X1, translating into MAFLRSICAQRATSNLVYSRNKSNRSATSVWRSSGEATATASISTSSSLGSTNQQEVCHVSDRKSDDLKYSAVLQSQISQRQPQQHQLLSSILFSPAYNSRHTLFTKGPLDRSVVAARQEAEPEVKRTRSHKPPQQQPNVPANPQRDPLDVSFNDPIASFKSKTTWELIRAYLVYTVCSIEPVVENNLKLMKIANTLLGDKLFTMLMKATFYGHFVAGEDQVKIIPTLERLRSFGVKPILDYSVEEDLSQEEAEKREVESSVSSAGDVKDDGTIAQYHVEKSFADRRYKVSSARTYFYLNEATCERNMEIFIKCLEAVSDDDHKTVPRPVAEGATFGTGITAIKLTALGRPQLLLQVSEVIMRTRKYMEDLVGGQGNVLTHHKTIKDLEKYYSSFGDNKNVQDFLKNVTSDKEGILHLFPWSGIVDEDSQLSDTFRVPDPQTGQMRRLISQIPPKEEEMFRNMIRRVNTIVKAAADLDVRIMIDAEQTYFQPAITRITLEMMRKYNKEKAIVFNTYQCYLRETFGEVCTDLEQAKRQNFYFGAKLVRGAYMEQERERAASMNYPDPICANYEATTDMYHKTLTECLRRIKLLKDSGEDAKKIGIMVASHNEDTVRFAIERMKEIGISPEDKVICFGQLLGMCDYITFPLGQAGYSAYKYIPYGPVNEVLPYLSRRAQENKGVLKKIQKEKRLLLSEIRRRLLTGKIFYKPKGNYVPI; encoded by the exons atggCGTTTTTGCGTTCCATTTGTGCTCAACGTGCCACATCAAATTTGGTTTATAGTCGCAATAAAAGTAATAGGAGCGCCACATCTGTGTGGAGATCGAGTGGCGAGGCAACTGCCACAGCATCAATATCGACCTCGTCATCTTTAGGATCAACGAACCAGCAGGAGGTATGTCATGTAAGTGATCGTAAATCAGACGATCTCAAATACTCAGCGGTATTAcagagtcagataagtcaacgACAACCGCAGCAACATCAACTTCTCAGCAGCATCCTTTTCTCACCTGCCTACAACTCGCGACATACACTATTCACGAAAGGTCCGCTTGATCGATCTGTAGTTGCTGCTCGGCAAGAGGCTGAACCTGAGGTAAAACGAACCCGATCTCATAAGCCCCCACAGCAACAACCAAATGTTCCTGCTAATCCCCAACGTGATCCATTGGATGTCAGTTTCAATGATCCAATCGCGTCATTCAAGAGCAAAACAACATGGGAGTTGATACGCGCTTATTtggtatacaccgtttgttccATTGAACCTGTAGTAGAGAACAATCTCAAG CTAATGAAGATCGCCAATACTTTGCTCGGCGACAAATTGTTTACAATGCTGATGAAGGCTACGTTCTACGGTCATTTTGTAGCTGGCGAAGATCAAGTCAAAATCATCCCAACACTAGAAAG GCTGCGCTCGTTTGGCGTGAAACCGATTCTTGATTATTCTGTGGAGGAAGATCTCTCTCAGGAAGAGGCTGAGAAACGCGAAGTTGA ATCTTCAGTTTCTAGCGCTGGCGATGTCAAAGATGATGGTACGATAGCGCAATATCATGTAGAGAAGTCCTTCGCCGACCGACGTTACAAAGTAAGCAGCGCCCGAACTTACTTCTACTTGAATGAAGCTACTTGCGAGCGTAACAtggaaattttcataaaatgctTAGAGGCCGTCTCAG ATGATGATCACAAAACTGTACCTCGACCCGTTGCTGAGG GCGCCACTTTTGGTACGGGTATTACGGCAATTAAGCTTACGGCGCTTGGACGGCCACAGCTTTTG CTGCAAGTTTCGGAAGTGATAATGCGCACTCGTAAATACATGGAGGACCTAGTCGGTGGTCAGGGTAATGTGCTGACTCATCACAAAACTATCAAAGATCTGGAAAAATATTATTCCAGTTTCGGTGACAATAAAAATGTGCAAGATTTCTTGAAGAATGTTACTTCGGACAAGGAGGG TATTCTCCACTTATTCCCCTGGTCTGGCATTGTAGATGAGGACTCGCAGCTGAGTGACACTTTCCGTGTGCCAGACCCACAGACTGGACAAATGCGTCGACTGATCTCACAGATTCCGCCCAAGGAAGAGGAAATGTTCAGGAATATGATTCGCCGTGTCAATACAATTGTTaag GCCGCTGCCGATCTAGACGTGCGCATAATGATTGACGCTGAACAAACCTATTTCCAACCTGCCATTACGCGCATCACTCTGGAAATGATGCGAAAGTATAACAAGGAGAAGGCCATCGTATTCAACACCTATCAGTGTTACTTGCGAGAAACCTTCGGAGAG GTGTGCACTGATCTGGAACAAGCAAAACGTCAGAACTTTTATTTTGGGGCCAAATTAGTGCGTGGCGCATATATGGAACAAGAGCGAGAGCGGGCGGCTAGCATGAACTATCCAGATCCAATCTGCGCCAATTATGAGGCTACCACTGACATGTACCACAAAACATTGACTGAATGCTTGCGAAGGATAAAG ttattGAAGGACTCCGGTGAGGATGCAAAGAAGATTGGAATTATGGTGGCATCACACAACGAGGACACTGTCCGCTTTGCTATCGAAAGAATGAAGGAAATTGGAATCTCACCCGAAGATAAAGTTATCTGCTTTGGTCAATTATTGGGAATGTGCGATTATATCACCTTCCCACTag GTCAAGCCGGCTACTCAGCGTACAAGTACATCCCCTATGGACCAGTCAATGAAGTTTTGCCATATTTGTCTCGGCGAGCACAGGAGAATAAAGGTGTCTTgaagaaaattcaaaaggaGAAACGCCTGCTACTTTCCGAAATCCGACGTCGACTTTTGACTGGCAAAATATTCTACAAGCCTAAGGGCAACTATGTGCCCATATAA